The sequence CTTTTAAAATAAAAAACTGTTCCATTAACACCTGACAATTCCCAGCCTTCCTTGCCAAGAGAATTTAACTTCTCAGTCATTGCGGTATTGAAATCAATACC comes from Bacillus tuaregi and encodes:
- a CDS encoding DUF4177 domain-containing protein, with protein sequence MNKFEYRVENIQIQLKNGIDFNTAMTEKLNSLGKEGWELSGVNGTVFYFKREISY